From Harpia harpyja isolate bHarHar1 chromosome 19, bHarHar1 primary haplotype, whole genome shotgun sequence, one genomic window encodes:
- the MAMDC4 gene encoding apical endosomal glycoprotein isoform X5, translated as MPLRAQRIPQQGPKPGSPDECHLQDTCALCHLPRAPCPDPRGLFSPVVSPIAGTILPSGSMVVNSCRSAAEQLCNFICDCSNCSDENQCGYLRGSAVLGTPFTCDFEEGDCGWQDVSTSAYRWVRGRASLATWGTGPHSDHTVGTDLGWFMVTVSPPAKTMATAWLRSPVMREAAATCEIRAWYHLSGSGLNQTERPLLRLAMAYKDEVVGLWQSPERGGEGWHQLVAYPGRIAERFQLIFSLTQPPTCGAELALDDIVFRNCGLQEPGQQVCGAEESRCSRGFCLAQHRFCDGTDDCGDGSDEDATWCKSFTLCSFEQNLCSWEVAAGQPAWERNTSLNLGTAYGIPTRDHSNNSRAGFFLHVGSTSAMGASSPARLSSPTFQATNSCSLVLYCHLHGSATSSLSISYVTNSTKHLVRERTGDLGSCWVRERVDFNTTESFKVLIEGVTGSMGTVAIDDLILSPGCVQEQEKPLTTLLNQVGAGPCAAEEVACDSGGCIATELACDFAETCADGSDEKRCGATTFEAGAGGWHDVSVGQLRWGVQRATEPADTVLIGAFLALQAGEGQMVAAARARTPLLGPSGPACAMEMSYRIHSSPQGFLTISVVDHTTGITHLAWHMQGHGGTAGGRVHVPLGERTRPFQVELLGLVDLQDSASAAIDNVTFVQCHLDMVPPGATALSCNFERGMCGWYQDQSSDFKWVRGTGQGQGSDHTTGLGYFMAVDPTAPWSRGQRAQLVTYRQEPIAAPHCLSFWYRLAGPQIGTLNLKLQLEGVEETVLWTRRGTQGSVWHRGWATLPATGRRQYRVAFEALRDGFLGDMALDDLALTAGPCGAELSCSFEAGACGLAASGQRTWLRQSNGTGTTAGPPADHTTGTATGHYMVVSTGRDSLPAGHAAALTSQPYRPSAPAQCLAFWYQLSGRTPGFLGVFVEQSGVRRKVMGISTMEGDAWHRGHVTVRPDGDWQAIFEAVGAGGNHGYIALDDLHVSDGACPEPASCDFERDMCGWSSPLDPHLHSFAWGWKSGVPLAKYPSPEQDHTLGTRNGHYVHFDTSVLGPGGTTARLESQHLPAAADSCLQFWYHMDIPEHLSCGELRVMLHSVAGQRTVWTMVGHRSQGWRGGVVPVRSPSEFQIIFEVTTRRWPIEGTVALDDIVYSTGRGCHSSQEVPMEEKSSGSFVAEVVLGLLLAVITLALVAAGGWYWLKRRGLVSATPAESNTPQGFDNITFRDDKVIISPVPKEGDEN; from the exons ATGCCACTGAGAGCTCAGCGCATCCCCCAGCAGGGTCCCAAACCAGGGAGCCCAGACGAATGTCACCTGCAGGACACGTGTGCTCTCTGTCACTTGCCACGGGCACCATGCCCAGATCCTCGCGGTCTTTTCAGCCCCGTTGTCTCTCCCATAGCTGGGACCATCCTCCCCAGCGGGTCCATGGTTGTCAACAGCTGCAGGAGTGCAGCCGAGCAGCTCTGCAACTTCATCTGTGACTGCAGCAACTGCTCTGATGAGAATCAGTGTG GGTACCTGCGGGGCTCGGCGGTGCTGGGCACCCCATTCACCTGTGATTTTGAGGAAGGCGACTGTGGCTGGCAGGACGTGAGCACCTCGGCTTACAGATGGGTGCGGGGCCGGGCCAGCCTGGCCACGTGGGGCACAGGGCCCCACTCAGACCACACCGTGGGCACCGACTTGG ggtGGTTCATGGTGACCGTGTCCCCCCCGGCAAAGACCATGGCCACAGCCTGGCTCAGGTCACCAGTGATGCGGGAAGCAGCTGCCACGTGCGAGATCAGGGCCTGGTACCACCTCTCAGGAAGCG GGCTCAACCAGACGGAGCGGCCGCTGCTGCGCTTGGCCATGGCATACAAGGATGAGGTGGTGGGGCTGTGGCAGAGCCCCGAGCGTGGAGGCGAGGGCTGGCACCAGCTGGTCGCCTACCCAGGCCGGATTGCAGAGCGGTTCCAG CTCATCTTCTCCCTGACACAACCGCCCACGTGCGGGGCAGAGCTGGCGCTCGATGACATCGTCTTCAGGAACTGCGGCTTGCAGG AGCCCGGGCAGCAGGTCTGTGGGGCGGAGGAGAGCCGCTGCAGCCGGGGCTTCTGCCTGGCACAACACCGCTTCTGTGATGGCACCGATGACTGTGGAGACGGATCGGACGAGGATGCAACGTGGTGCA agtCCTTCACTCTCTGCTCCTTTGAGCAAAAtctctgcagctgggaggtgGCGGCTGGGCAGCCGGCGTGGGAGAGAAACACGAGCCTGAACCTGGGGACCGCATACGGTATCCCCACCCGGGACCACAGCAATAACAGCAGGGCAG gttttttcctccatgtGGGCAGCACCTCAGCCATGGGGGCCAGCAGCCCGGCCCGGCTCAGCAGTCCCACTTTCCAGGCCACCAACTCCTGCTCC ctcGTGCTGTACTGCCACCTCCACGGCTCGGCCACCAGCAGCCTCAGCATCTCCTACGTGACCAACTCCACCAAGCACCTGGTGAGGGAGAGGACGGGGGACCTGGGCAGCTGCTGGGTCCGGGAGAGAGTGGACTTCAACACAACAGAGAGCTTCAAG GTGCTGATCGAGGGGGTGACTGGCAGCATGGGGACTGTGGCCATCGATGACCTGATCCTGTCTCCGGGCTGTGTGCAGGAGCAGG AGAAGCCTTTGACCACACTGCTGAACCAGGTGGGTGCCGGACCCTGCGCAGCTGAGGAGGTGGCCTGCGACAGCGGGGGCTGCATCGCCACAGAGCTGGCCTGCGACTTCGCCGAGACGTGTGCCGATGGCTCCGATGAGAAGCGCTGCG GAGCAACCACCTTCGAggcgggggctgggggctggcacGATGTCAGTGTGGGGCAGCTGCGCTGGGGTGTGCAGAGGGCCACTGAGCCTGCCGACACCGTCCTCATAG GGGCTTTCCTGGCCCTCCAGGCAGGAGAAGGACAAATGGTGGCTGCTGCGAGGGCGCGCACGCCGCTGCTGGGCCCCTCCGGCCCCGCCTGTGCCATGGAGATGAGCTACCGCATCCACAGCAGCCCCCAAG GCTTCCTCACCATCAGCGTAGTGGATCACACCACTGGCATCACCCACCTGGCCTGGCACATGCAGGGGCACGGCGGCACAGCCGGGGGACGTGTCCATGTCCCACTGGGAGAAAGGACCCGACCCTTCCAG GTcgagctgctggggctggtggatCTGCAAGACTCGGCGAGCGCCGCGATCGATAACGTGACATTTGTGCAGTGCCACCTTGACATGGTGCCGCCGGGGGCCACGG CGCTGTCCTGCAACTTCGAGAGGGGCATGTGCGGCTGGTACCAGGATCAATCCAGTGACTTCAAATGGGTCCgtggcacagggcaggggcagggctccGACCACACTACCGGCTTGG GCTACTTCATGGCCGTGGACCCCACCGCGCCGTGGAGCCGTGGGCAGAGGGCACAGCTTGTCACCTATCGCCAGGAGCCCATTGCCGCCCCGCACTGCCTCTCCTTCTGGTACCGCCTGGCCGGCCCACAGATTG GCACCCTAAACCTCaagctgcagctggaaggagTGGAGGAGACGGTGCTATGGACCCGACGGGGGACCCAGGGCAGTGTTTGGCACCGGGGATGGGCAACGCTGCCTGCCACGGGCCGGCGGCAGTACCGG GTAGCCTTCGAGGCTCTGCGGGATGGGTTCCTGGGGGACATGGCGCTGGACGACCTGGCGCTGACAGCGGGGCCCTGTGGGGCTGAGCTCTCCTGCTCCTTCGAGGCGGGTGCCTGCGGGCTGGCAGCCAGTGGGCAGCGCACCTGGCTGCGGCAGAGCAATGGCACTGGCACCACTGCCGGCCCTCCGGCTGACCACACCACCGGCACTGCCACAG GCCATTATATGGTGGTGAGCACGGGCAGGGACTCCCTGCCTGCAGGGCACGCAGCTGCCCTCACCTCCCAGCCCTACCGGCCCTCTGCACCTGCCCAGTGCCTGGCCTTCTGGTACCAGCTGAGCGGCAGGACCCCAG GCTTCCTCGGGGTCTTTGTGGAGCAGAGTGGGGTGCGGAGGAAGGTGATGGGCATAAGCACCATGGAGGGGGATGCCTGGCACCGCGGCCACGTCACTGTCCGGCCGGATGGGGACTGGCAG GCAATATTCGAGGCGGTGGGAGCTGGGGGCAACCACGGGTACATCGCGCTGGATGACCTGCATGTGTCGGACGGAGCCTGCCCCGAGCCAG CGTCCTGTGACTTCGAGCGGGACATGTGCGGCTGGAGCAGCCCCCTAGACCCCCACCTGCACAGCTTTGCCTGGGGCTGGAAGAGCGGGGTGCCCCTTGCCAAGTaccccagccctgagcaggatCACACCCTGGGCACAAGGAACG GTCACTACGTGCACTTTGACACCAGTGTGCTGGGCCCAGGGGGCACCACTGCCCGGCTGGAGAGCCAgcatctgcctgctgctgccgACTCCTGCCTGCAGTTCTGGTACCACATGGACATCCCGGAGCACCTCT CCTGTGGGGAGCTGCGGGTGATGCTGCACAGCGTGGCGGGGCAACGCACAGTGTGGACCATGGTGGGGCACCGGAGCCAGGGCTGGCGGGGCGGTGTGGTGCCTGTGCGGAGCCCCAGCGAGTTCCAG ATCATCTTTGAGGTCACCACACGGAGGTGGCCAATAGAGGGGACAGTGGCGCTGGACGACATCGTGTACAGCACTGGGAGGGGCTGCCATTCCAGCCAGGAGGTGCCAATGGAAG agAAATCCTCTGGCAGCTTTGTGGCAGAGGTGGTGCTTGGTCTTCTCCTGGCTGTCATCACCCTGGCACTGGTGGCTGCCGGAGGCTGGTACTGGCTGAAGCGGCGAGGGCTGGTGAGCGCAACGCCAGCGGAGAGCAACACTCCGCAGGGCTTCGACAACATCACTTTTCGAGAT GACAAGGTCATTATATCTCCAGTGCCAAAAGAAGGGGATGAGAATTGA